The following proteins are co-located in the Poecile atricapillus isolate bPoeAtr1 chromosome 2, bPoeAtr1.hap1, whole genome shotgun sequence genome:
- the LOC131575982 gene encoding transmembrane protein 68-like isoform X2: protein MRKTIASFWDIYARVWHGYELHGVENLPEGPGILVYYHGAIPIDYLYFLSRLFLWKKRICLSVADHFVFRLPGLKLLLGVTGVIPGTREECLVALKNGYLVSISPGGVREALFSDESYQLMWGNRKGFAQVALEAKVPIIPMYTQNVREGYRMFKERRFFRQLYESTRLPFTPPYGGLPVKFRTYIGKPIPYDPNITTEELVEKTKTAVQALISKHQTIPGSIWKALLERFDKRRKSD, encoded by the exons ATGAGAAAAACTATAGCAAGCTTTTGGGATATATATGCAAGAGTATGGCATG GTTATGAGCTTCATGGTGTGGAAAACCTCCCAGAAGGACCAGGCATTCTTGTGTATTACCATGGAGCTATTCCTATAGACTACCTTTACTTTTTGTCTAGGctgtttctctggaaaaaaagaatttgtctGTCAGTAGCTGATCATTTTGTGTTTCGTTTACCAG GACTTAAATTGTTGTTGGGAGTGACGGGAGTGATACCAGGTACGAGGGAGGAGTGTCTTGTTGCACTGAAGAATGGATACTTGGTGTCCATCTCACCAGGTGGAGTTCGAGAAGCACTGTTCAGTGATGAAAGTTATCAGCTCATGTGGGGAAACCGAAAAGGCTTTGCTCAGGTCGCTCTAGAAGCAAAAGTG CCCATCATTCCAATGTATACTCAGAATGTCCGTGAAGGCTATAGGATGTTTAAAGAAAGAA gattttttagACAGTTATATGAAAGCACTCGATTGCCCTTTACTCCTCCATATGGAGGGCTTCCAGTTAAATTTCGCACATACATTGGGAAGCCAATCCCTTACGATCCGAATATAACTACAGAGGAATTAGTTGAAAAG aCAAAGACTGCTGTCCAGGCTCTCATAAGCAAGCACCAAACAATCCCAGGCAGCATATGGAAGGCTTTACTGGAGAGATTTGATAAACGTCGTAAAAGTGATTAG
- the LOC131575982 gene encoding transmembrane protein 68-like isoform X1 produces the protein MTNLSCLFYALEEWTAVEFLKKYLFHVIVGSLTISAILVFFIVPLTIVFFIYLTNILLLIYQRNNELKGDPLSDDWNDMRKTIASFWDIYARVWHGYELHGVENLPEGPGILVYYHGAIPIDYLYFLSRLFLWKKRICLSVADHFVFRLPGLKLLLGVTGVIPGTREECLVALKNGYLVSISPGGVREALFSDESYQLMWGNRKGFAQVALEAKVPIIPMYTQNVREGYRMFKERRFFRQLYESTRLPFTPPYGGLPVKFRTYIGKPIPYDPNITTEELVEKTKTAVQALISKHQTIPGSIWKALLERFDKRRKSD, from the exons ATGACCAACCTCAGCTGCCTTTTCTATGCACTGGAAGAATGGACTGCTGTGGAGTTCCTGAAGAAATACCTTTTTCATGTGATCGTTGGCTCACTGACAATTAGTGCAATATTAGTTTTTTTTATAGTTCCTTTAACAATTGTCTTTTTCATTtaccttactaatattttgcttttaatctATCAGAGGAACAATGAGTTAAAAGGAGATCCCTTGAGTGATGATTGGAATGATATGAGAAAAACTATAGCAAGCTTTTGGGATATATATGCAAGAGTATGGCATG GTTATGAGCTTCATGGTGTGGAAAACCTCCCAGAAGGACCAGGCATTCTTGTGTATTACCATGGAGCTATTCCTATAGACTACCTTTACTTTTTGTCTAGGctgtttctctggaaaaaaagaatttgtctGTCAGTAGCTGATCATTTTGTGTTTCGTTTACCAG GACTTAAATTGTTGTTGGGAGTGACGGGAGTGATACCAGGTACGAGGGAGGAGTGTCTTGTTGCACTGAAGAATGGATACTTGGTGTCCATCTCACCAGGTGGAGTTCGAGAAGCACTGTTCAGTGATGAAAGTTATCAGCTCATGTGGGGAAACCGAAAAGGCTTTGCTCAGGTCGCTCTAGAAGCAAAAGTG CCCATCATTCCAATGTATACTCAGAATGTCCGTGAAGGCTATAGGATGTTTAAAGAAAGAA gattttttagACAGTTATATGAAAGCACTCGATTGCCCTTTACTCCTCCATATGGAGGGCTTCCAGTTAAATTTCGCACATACATTGGGAAGCCAATCCCTTACGATCCGAATATAACTACAGAGGAATTAGTTGAAAAG aCAAAGACTGCTGTCCAGGCTCTCATAAGCAAGCACCAAACAATCCCAGGCAGCATATGGAAGGCTTTACTGGAGAGATTTGATAAACGTCGTAAAAGTGATTAG